From a single Bacillus gobiensis genomic region:
- a CDS encoding 4Fe-4S dicluster domain-containing protein, with amino-acid sequence MSNLSTKLVPQRAEASIIIDRDKCIGCNICVQVCPMGILALDKDKKAYMKYDECWYCTPCQTDCPVDAVTVNLPYLVR; translated from the coding sequence ATGAGCAATCTGTCTACTAAATTGGTTCCCCAACGTGCAGAAGCGAGTATCATTATTGATCGAGATAAATGTATTGGCTGCAATATTTGTGTTCAAGTATGCCCTATGGGTATTTTGGCACTAGATAAGGACAAAAAGGCATACATGAAATATGATGAATGCTGGTATTGCACACCTTGCCAAACTGATTGTCCTGTTGATGCTGTGACCGTCAATTTGCCTTACTTAGTTCGTTAA
- a CDS encoding ABC transporter substrate-binding protein: protein MFVKRKFLLFSLFLLTVSLVQGCSGQVNTKADSADASSNGKETITIGYQTPTAQTWGALIVKNQRLFEKYLKEQHPDKDFNIVWFDANAGSILNNNMVGGKIQISFLGDMPSLLNAEAGLKQSNYNSVFLAFDGKGYEGINQSIVVPKGSKITSIEDLKGETVSTPIGSSSHRMLLDALEQHNLVNEVEIVDQSVTVGMQSVEQNKISAHSTWEPYPSLIESNNVGDILLSGEETKIDYLAAVVANADWAKENRSYVIAFLQALNEAHQLALNDPKKAAQIFQKESKFPYEITLKMAENIRFDSTVYQKDIDTLNSSIDFLTSIGRLNEAIKLKNFIDDSYLREAIKQQETPYLTDEELQGEWIKERVY, encoded by the coding sequence ATGTTTGTTAAAAGAAAATTCTTATTATTCTCATTATTCTTATTAACTGTCTCCTTAGTCCAAGGCTGCTCTGGTCAGGTAAACACCAAAGCAGATTCAGCGGACGCAAGCAGCAATGGAAAAGAGACAATAACAATTGGGTATCAAACACCAACTGCTCAAACGTGGGGAGCGCTTATCGTAAAGAATCAGCGTTTATTTGAAAAATATTTAAAAGAACAGCATCCTGATAAGGATTTTAATATTGTTTGGTTTGATGCAAATGCTGGATCTATTTTAAATAACAACATGGTGGGCGGAAAAATCCAAATTTCTTTTTTAGGTGATATGCCTTCATTACTCAATGCGGAAGCTGGTTTAAAACAGTCGAATTATAATTCTGTATTTCTGGCTTTTGATGGAAAAGGATATGAAGGAATAAATCAATCCATTGTAGTGCCTAAAGGAAGTAAAATAACGAGTATAGAGGATCTTAAAGGTGAAACGGTATCCACACCGATCGGAAGCAGTTCTCATCGCATGCTTCTTGATGCCCTGGAACAGCATAATTTAGTCAACGAAGTGGAGATTGTGGATCAGTCTGTAACGGTTGGAATGCAGAGCGTTGAACAAAATAAAATTTCTGCCCATTCAACATGGGAGCCATACCCTAGTTTAATCGAATCCAATAATGTTGGCGATATTTTATTATCTGGAGAGGAAACAAAAATAGACTATTTAGCTGCAGTTGTTGCCAATGCAGATTGGGCAAAGGAGAATCGGAGCTATGTTATTGCTTTCCTTCAAGCATTAAACGAAGCGCACCAACTAGCATTGAATGACCCAAAAAAAGCAGCTCAAATTTTCCAGAAAGAAAGTAAATTTCCTTACGAAATTACATTAAAAATGGCAGAAAATATTAGGTTTGATTCGACTGTTTACCAAAAAGATATCGATACGTTAAATAGCAGTATTGATTTTTTAACAAGCATTGGACGATTAAATGAAGCTATTAAACTAAAGAATTTTATTGATGATAGCTATTTAAGAGAAGCCATTAAACAACAAGAAACGCCATACTTAACAGATGAAGAGCTTCAAGGAGAGTGGATTAAGGAGAGGGTGTATTAA
- a CDS encoding ABC transporter permease, translating to MVALTKRITALKQNAGHYLVRSLAVIVLLLVWHFLVIKNTNWPLQFGNLPQPIDVLTVWYQKLFEAAYYRDIAASTLRVLAGVVLGIVSGVPLGLWIGLSRTKISEALFTNLELFRPIPLIAYLPIAMILFSTIESSIIFITFIGAFFPIFINTMDAVKRVPSSFVDVSKCLGCGPIRSIWRIYLPAVLPQMFTGLSVGIGASWMGVITAEMMSGQKGIGYATWYAYNLMDYNLSIIGMFTIGILGFTSVVLIRSIERYIIKWK from the coding sequence ATGGTTGCACTTACAAAACGTATAACAGCATTAAAACAAAATGCCGGCCATTATCTTGTTCGAAGCTTAGCTGTTATAGTATTACTTCTTGTGTGGCATTTCTTGGTGATTAAAAACACCAATTGGCCCCTGCAATTCGGAAATCTTCCACAACCTATAGATGTATTAACTGTGTGGTATCAGAAATTATTTGAAGCTGCATACTACCGGGATATCGCAGCCAGCACCTTACGTGTATTAGCTGGTGTTGTCCTAGGAATAGTAAGCGGGGTGCCGTTAGGACTTTGGATTGGCCTTTCGCGCACGAAAATAAGCGAAGCGCTTTTTACGAATCTCGAATTGTTTCGTCCAATTCCGCTTATTGCCTATTTGCCGATTGCGATGATTTTGTTTAGTACAATAGAAAGCAGTATTATTTTCATTACATTTATTGGGGCTTTTTTTCCTATTTTTATTAATACGATGGATGCGGTAAAACGCGTGCCATCATCATTTGTAGATGTTTCAAAGTGTTTAGGTTGTGGTCCAATTCGATCCATTTGGAGAATTTACCTTCCAGCTGTTTTGCCGCAAATGTTTACCGGGCTTTCAGTCGGAATTGGGGCATCATGGATGGGAGTTATTACAGCTGAAATGATGTCTGGGCAAAAAGGGATCGGTTATGCAACGTGGTATGCTTATAACTTAATGGATTATAATCTTTCAATTATTGGGATGTTCACAATTGGTATTCTGGGGTTTACTTCTGTAGTTCTTATTAGAAGTATCGAAAGGTACATCATTAAATGGAAATAA
- a CDS encoding ABC transporter ATP-binding protein, with amino-acid sequence MLVTLENVTKAYHAGGQNVEVLSNLSMSIQEKEFVCIVGPSGSGKSTILKMIAGIEETTSGNIRFEGQKIAGPSLEKGFVFQDYALFPWLTVRKNILFGLEMANANSVLKKKRLEEYLDLLDLEKAVDLYPSQLSGGMKQRVAIARALCLKPKLLLMDEPFAALDPFLRQKLQLELLRIWNAENITFVLVTHDIEEAIYLADRIIVLTPSPGKINEIISVSLPRPRLRTSQEFIQVRNKILDLITPLNLLVSSYI; translated from the coding sequence ATGCTTGTTACACTCGAGAATGTTACAAAGGCATATCATGCAGGCGGGCAAAATGTAGAAGTACTTAGTAATCTATCAATGTCTATTCAAGAAAAGGAATTTGTTTGCATAGTAGGGCCATCAGGAAGTGGAAAAAGCACAATCTTAAAAATGATAGCCGGAATTGAAGAGACAACGAGCGGGAATATTCGTTTTGAAGGTCAAAAGATTGCCGGTCCTTCTCTAGAAAAGGGATTTGTCTTTCAAGATTATGCGCTGTTTCCGTGGTTAACGGTCAGAAAAAACATTTTATTTGGCCTGGAAATGGCCAATGCAAATTCAGTATTAAAGAAAAAACGTTTAGAAGAATATTTGGATTTACTTGATCTGGAGAAAGCTGTTGATCTTTATCCATCTCAATTATCAGGAGGGATGAAGCAGCGAGTAGCGATAGCGAGAGCTCTATGTTTAAAACCGAAATTGTTACTAATGGATGAACCTTTTGCAGCCCTGGATCCGTTTTTGCGTCAGAAATTACAGCTAGAGCTTTTACGTATTTGGAACGCTGAAAATATAACATTTGTTCTTGTTACACATGATATAGAAGAAGCAATTTATCTCGCTGATCGAATCATTGTTCTAACACCATCACCAGGCAAAATTAATGAAATAATATCAGTCTCTTTACCGCGTCCCCGTCTTCGAACAAGTCAGGAATTTATTCAAGTTCGAAATAAAATTCTAGATTTAATTACGCCGCTAAATTTATTAGTATCATCTTATATTTAA
- a CDS encoding helix-turn-helix domain-containing protein, translated as MLIERLNLMDMQQAMNYLGVSRATIDRWRKDKDLPFFKIGKEVLFNKNELEEWIYAHSIKKQNEVTTVTIGYQSGTAHMWTALLMKELKYFEEELYVHFPSQRVLIKWCNASSGLELVELMIKGEVQIASLGDYPMTICNELSKLLPNFNSVILGFDGKTRNGSGISFVTPKDKKNNLEVLLQSPISTVSNSSA; from the coding sequence ATGTTAATCGAGCGTTTAAATCTAATGGATATGCAACAAGCAATGAATTATTTAGGTGTGAGTCGTGCGACAATTGACCGTTGGAGAAAGGATAAAGATCTACCATTTTTTAAAATCGGTAAAGAAGTGTTATTTAATAAGAATGAACTTGAAGAATGGATATATGCACATTCTATTAAGAAACAAAATGAGGTAACTACGGTAACAATCGGATATCAAAGCGGAACCGCACACATGTGGACTGCTTTATTAATGAAAGAATTAAAATATTTTGAAGAAGAATTGTATGTTCACTTCCCAAGTCAACGAGTCTTGATAAAATGGTGCAACGCGTCAAGCGGGTTGGAGTTAGTAGAATTAATGATAAAAGGAGAAGTGCAAATTGCATCGTTAGGTGATTATCCTATGACAATTTGTAATGAGCTTAGTAAATTACTGCCAAATTTTAATTCAGTTATTTTAGGTTTTGATGGAAAGACAAGAAATGGGAGCGGTATTTCTTTTGTTACTCCAAAAGACAAGAAAAACAATTTAGAAGTATTGCTGCAATCTCCTATATCAACGGTTTCTAATTCAAGTGCTTAG
- a CDS encoding type 2 periplasmic-binding domain-containing protein, with the protein MESIVQQQIGCSVMWEPYPSLISYYGTGEIFVDEAKGGDYLTGIVSEESWIRNHEGVTISYLKAHLRTHQLIRNNPEKAAQILSVCTNIPFDVVFQIISKVRWDSTIYNRDLETLNKISSNTMKHVNDSNPFLVKAEYLQSAIEELNLPVIQQPIIQGEWSIDILY; encoded by the coding sequence ATGGAAAGTATTGTACAGCAACAGATTGGTTGTAGTGTCATGTGGGAACCCTATCCTAGCTTGATCAGCTATTATGGGACAGGAGAAATATTCGTTGACGAAGCAAAAGGAGGAGATTATTTAACTGGAATTGTTTCTGAAGAGAGCTGGATACGTAATCATGAAGGAGTGACAATTTCATATTTAAAAGCTCATTTACGTACACATCAACTAATACGAAATAATCCTGAAAAAGCTGCTCAAATATTGTCTGTATGTACGAACATACCTTTTGATGTCGTTTTTCAAATCATATCAAAAGTGCGTTGGGATTCTACTATATATAACCGTGATTTAGAGACATTAAATAAAATTAGTTCAAATACAATGAAGCACGTAAACGATAGTAATCCTTTTTTAGTGAAAGCCGAATATTTACAGTCGGCCATCGAAGAATTGAATTTACCAGTGATACAGCAACCTATAATACAAGGGGAATGGTCGATAGATATTTTGTATTAA
- a CDS encoding TetR/AcrR family transcriptional regulator, with translation MGTATKTDRRILKTKAAINKAFLELFSEKEFDRITINDISERADVNRGTVYLHYTDKYDLLNKCIKDHLDKMILSCTFTKFMQKKGNQVEAIEAMKSLFIYFEENFLFFSSMLSNPKTSTFRECMLKIITTTIQEKLDMQGINQGMDNELITQYTASAFVGTVEWWILNHMPRSPQFMAEHTWKLFERNNICS, from the coding sequence ATGGGGACCGCAACCAAAACTGATAGACGAATCCTAAAAACAAAAGCAGCCATTAACAAGGCGTTTCTAGAACTGTTTTCCGAGAAAGAATTCGATCGAATCACAATTAATGATATTTCTGAACGAGCCGATGTAAATCGGGGAACCGTTTATCTTCACTACACGGATAAATATGACCTGCTCAATAAATGTATAAAGGACCATTTGGACAAAATGATCCTTTCATGCACGTTCACCAAGTTTATGCAGAAAAAAGGTAATCAGGTTGAGGCAATTGAAGCGATGAAGTCTTTATTTATTTATTTCGAGGAGAATTTTCTATTCTTTTCTTCTATGCTCTCCAATCCAAAAACTTCGACATTCCGGGAATGCATGTTGAAAATCATTACTACTACCATTCAGGAGAAGCTCGATATGCAGGGCATCAATCAGGGCATGGATAACGAATTGATTACACAATATACGGCCTCAGCCTTCGTTGGAACCGTAGAGTGGTGGATTCTGAACCATATGCCGCGTTCACCTCAATTCATGGCAGAGCACACGTGGAAATTATTTGAAAGAAATAATATTTGCAGCTAG
- a CDS encoding SDR family oxidoreductase produces the protein MENLKSKVIIITGASSGIGEAAAKLLAKNGAKLVLGARREERLKTIVNEIEQEGGEAVYLQTNVTSAEDMQKLAQFALKQYSRIDVLVNNAGIMPNSALSELKIHDWDQMIDVNIKGVLYGIASVLPTMREQKSGHVINISSLMGYKVIPTTTVYSATKFAVRAITEGLRQEESPTSRIRTTNISPGMTATGAVSEPQFQDYPSISPISVARAIAHAINEPEDVGVNEIVIRPTLQSI, from the coding sequence TTGGAAAATTTGAAGTCTAAGGTGATCATTATAACGGGAGCATCTAGCGGAATTGGAGAAGCAGCAGCTAAGTTATTGGCCAAAAACGGAGCAAAACTTGTTTTAGGTGCAAGAAGAGAAGAACGTCTAAAAACCATCGTGAACGAAATTGAACAGGAAGGCGGTGAAGCTGTTTATTTACAAACCAATGTGACTTCTGCAGAAGACATGCAAAAGCTGGCACAGTTTGCATTGAAACAGTATAGCCGAATCGATGTTCTTGTAAATAATGCTGGAATAATGCCAAATTCTGCGTTGAGTGAACTGAAAATCCATGACTGGGATCAAATGATTGATGTGAACATCAAGGGAGTCCTGTACGGTATAGCTTCGGTTTTGCCGACAATGAGGGAACAGAAATCAGGACATGTTATCAACATTTCCTCGCTTATGGGTTATAAGGTCATTCCAACTACAACTGTATACAGCGCCACCAAATTTGCCGTTCGCGCCATTACGGAAGGGCTGCGCCAGGAAGAATCGCCGACCTCTCGTATCCGGACGACCAATATCTCACCGGGAATGACAGCGACTGGGGCGGTTAGTGAACCTCAATTCCAAGATTATCCGAGCATTTCTCCAATCAGTGTCGCAAGAGCAATTGCACATGCAATTAATGAACCTGAGGATGTCGGAGTTAACGAAATTGTGATTCGACCGACGTTGCAATCAATATAA